The Schistocerca nitens isolate TAMUIC-IGC-003100 chromosome 2, iqSchNite1.1, whole genome shotgun sequence nucleotide sequence ATTTGAGTTGCACCTTATCTCCGTATTGTCAACCTAGCTCATGGGTGTCACATTACCAGACAATAGTAGCAGAGTGCTAGATGGTAAAGTTGCACCAACAGCCAGTAGACAATGTTGCAACCTGTAATAATGTTCACTGTTTTCTACAGCACTGGTCGCAGTTGCGGTGGTCCAAGGACAACCAGAACAGTCGACCACTGCCGCCAACCATGGCGAGGAACAGTCGTCAGCCACCATCCCGGCTGTGATAACATTGGTGGCGGCGTCGTACACGGAAGAAGACGAGGATACCATTTGTGTCCAGGCAGACAACAAGTTCTACTTGTACGCCAATTCACTGAAGCTGTATTCTTGCTACCACCTACTACCGAAGGGTAAATTATTTTCAATAGCACGATTTTGTGTCCATTGTTGACAAGATAACCACAAACTGTTGACTATAAAATTTTTGAAGCGTTCCAAAGTGAATGTGAGAATGAGTTAAATCAAACCATGAAGGGAAAGTGTTTATCCTTACGTTATACCTTAAAGGCAAAATATAACCTCTCCGTGAACAATGCAAGATACGGCACTTTACGAAATTACATCTCATTGAGATTCTTCACCAAAACTATTCAGAGCAATTTCCAGCACATATTTAATCCTTTTTTTCCAGTTATTTCTTAGACTCTTACATGTGATGCATTTCTAATCTTTCTACGATGTAGAATCTGTATTCTATTATCTGAATTATGTTGTGTAAAGCGACATGAATTCTCCATGGGCTTTGGTTTCAACATTTAGCGAAGAGATATTTTAATAGGCAACAGATATTCTTACTGCGGGGTTTATTTTGACAGTAATTGTGTTGCCTGTTTGGTACCTAGAGGTCTTCCACAATCTCACTGTTATGGCACCATAAGAGAGCGAAAAATGAAATTCATGCCATGTAAATAGTTGATGACTTATCATCGTGCTATCAGTAGTAAATGTAAAATAGTATATATTTCTATTCATAGTTTCTAACTCTATTGAAATATGTTCCTTCTATTTGTTGTAGTTTACGTGGTGAAACCAAAGAGTCTGTGTAAACCAGTCCTGTCAGACTGTCCCAAGAACTAGGAATATTGCAAGTGTGTCGGCTCATCCTGGAGGAGCTGACTCGTCTGGGATTGAGTGAAGACCAGATGGCTGTGCTGCTGACTGAAGACATCaacaattttcacagaaagaagtaaattccaaaagtgtagaacttACCCCTTTCACTAGCAAGAGAAACCGGTGGAATCAATATCTCTTGTTTTGTGATAGTTTCTGATTGCTTCAAGATTTGCAATAAATCAGTTTTACAACCAGGCTAGAAACTGAgtggaaaaattattaattaaaacatGGTTCTGCCTGTTGTATCTTTCTGTTGGCCTTGTAATAGTTTTATTCTGACACAATACAACTGTTCTTTCATGTCGTCAACTGTTATATTTCAATTGTAGAATACATTTCCTAATCTGTAGCTTTACATATATAGTGGCAAAGTATAACTGCGTATTAAATGTACGCAATACATCACATCCATTCATGCTAACCATGGACCATCCAAATACCCTGTTCCTGCCTTCACACGTTGAGTGGAACGATGACACCGATGGTCACTGCAGAGACTTATGACTGCCACAGTGGCTTGTCCTTGCCTTTCCTGGATAACACATGAAATAGTTGAAAGCAAGAATAAATGGTGTCTTCTCTGGCCGGCCATCCGATTGCTCCTGCTCCTCACCGATGACCAGACCTGCACTCTGGGCAACGCCATCGCCGTGCCACTGGAACGACGCCATCTCCAGCGTTACAGAACCCCTGGTTGCCACCCGTGGTAGCAACGCGGCCACATCCTGCCATCTGAAGTCGCCTCCCAAACCGCAGATGCCAGCGAAGCGCTCTGTGACCCGAGCAGCGCGTGCACGCCACCTGCCACACGTATACACCTGCAGCTACGATGCCGGAATATTTCTAGGGAACGCCGCACAGTGCCAGAAAATGGAGCGTATACAGAAGAATGTCAGCGCTGTATGAGTTTGTAAAAATATAACAAAGAGTCGTTGTATCTTCACCAGGACCCTCCCCTGCTGTTGCCCAC carries:
- the LOC126236528 gene encoding uncharacterized protein LOC126236528 translates to MKSALIYVTALVAVAVVQGQPEQSTTAANHGEEQSSATIPAVITLVAASYTEEDEDTICVQADNKFYLYANSLKLYSCYHLLPKVYVVKPKSLCKPVLSDCPKN